TCTCTAGCCACATATGTAATTGCACAAAGCCCTAGGCTATTAAAGTAAAGAACTACACAAAAAATACATATACTACTTATAACAAAGAGCGAGATACTGGCCATCACAAGCGTTGATAGCAATGCCAACAAGGAGGCAACTAATAGAATATCAGCAAAATTCTTTCTCTCTTCATCACACTCAGGTTTAGAAAAAAATGAAAACAAAAATAAGGCCCAATAATAGATGAGACCAAGACCTGCAACCGGAATCCCAAGAAACCATGAATACTGGCTCATCGCTACGGTATCGCAATTGATGCGTTCGCTAATAGCGCAAAACGAGCTGCCAAGCTGTAAGCCAGTATTAATATTTATGTGATGCAATAAAAGGTAAATTGAGCAAGCCAACCCGACCAGAGAAACAAACACTAGCAGCTTAGAGGGGAAAGCGCGCATCACTTTATAACTCCCCACCTTCGCACTTCAGCCACTTGCACGACGCAGCATTTATTATTCTCTATTAATAGCATTGCAACTCAGTTAGTATTTAACGATAATACCAATAATGGTTCATTTCATTGTGCCCAATAAACTATATTTGTTTGGCAAATTAATGCAATAAATTCATGAAAACACTACCCAAAATTGCACAAGCTTTTTTGCTTTTTGTCTTATATACCGCAGTAGTAATTTCCACTATGGCAATTTCTGGTAAGGTTATACAGCGAAAAACTTTGTACGATAAATTTTTGATTAATCTAGAAGGCCTCGCATTTCAATCAACTGATATCGAAAGGAGCATTAGATTCTATATCCAGGTTCTTGATTTTAAGCCAATCTACAATAGAACCGATACCGCCGAAGGAGATAAAGCTGATGGTTTCCTGCTTCCAGACAATAGAAAAGTATTCTTTAATCTTTCTGGCACAGAGCAAGAGATAGCGGGGCCATCTACTCATAAAGGATCCACTAATCTAGGCATAATACGGGTTAGGAATGGATTCAAAAAACTTCACTCAAAAATACGCTCGAGAAATGAGCTATTGCGAGCAAAATACATCAAACTCAATAAAGACGGAACCACATTTGCGGAAAATCTCGAAAACATAAGTGAAATAAAAGAACAATCCTGGGGATACGAATTTCGAGTTAGCGATCACATGGGTAACGAGCTGTTATTCTACTACACAAAAAAATTTTCCAAGCCGCGCTACTAAATCCATCAGTTCACGTACTTCTGCGCCTAACAAGTTTTTTCTCTAAGCAATATGCTCGCAAAACTTACAGTGCAATCGCTTTTTTCTTCGACAGCCTGCCTATACTCTATGCACTCGCCAGTTGCTTCGATGCCCGCATATTCCATTATTGATAGCATGCTATAAAGCGACGGAAAGCCACAAATTCTTCGCCTATCCAAATCACTTGCTACATGTGCAAAAACAGAAGCGGATTTTCCAGATAGAATCGACCTTATTAGTTCCCCATCTCTCGCCTCTAACTCGGCAAGGCTTTTTCGATCCATAGGTTCTCTGTCACCAAAATGTCTACCAACATGAGCAAAATCAACCCCCGCATAAAACAAGACCTTCTTACCTTCCCGGCGAAGATTATTGACAGTATCGGCTACTATGCCTATAAAATCCTCAACTTCACTCGAGGTAGTCGGCAAACCATCACCGCGCAAAAACTCGTGAAACGACCCAACTAAAATTGGAACTATCGGCGGACATCCACCATTAGAATAACAATGCATCAAAAACGGCAACTGAAGTTCTATAGAGTGTTCGTCGCGGTGAAGTATTTCATCGCACAAAGCCCTATCTCTTCCATATTTCGACAAGACAGTCGCGAGCGTTGCCTCGTGAACGGGCACTATTCCAAGAGGAGTAGAAAAGTCCTTGTCAGTTAAAGAAAAAAAGCCCTCCCCGGGCTGATGAGAAGTGCCAAACAAAAAAATAACATCTGGTCTAGCAGTCTGCTTAAGTGCGGCAAAACCAGCGCCATAGGTTTGCCAACCTCTGGTATAGTCTATGTGTGGAGCTATAAAGCCAATTGCCTTTTTACAAAAGTCACTATCTAAAACTGTCGTTTTCGATCTAGCAATATAATCGTCTAATACACGGCGCAGTACCTTTGGATCTTGAGGATATATAGTCCCCGCTAAGGCCTCTTTCCTAACGCCAATGGTTCTATATTTCTCCTTTAACTCCCGCCACTTGACCCTAACATCTTCTGCTTCCAAAAACTGCAACTGATAGAGTGCTTCAACAAGCTGAGTCACTAACTCAACTGTAATGCCATAATTCCTCCCCTGTAACGCAATATCGGCTATAGAATTCTCCCCATCAAACCTCGCGATAACAGGCAACAAAGACGACGGGAAAGCTGCGGGCTTGCTAGCGATACCCCATTTATCGCTTAACACAACGGCCTTTTGACCCTCTATTTCCGAATACTCTATATTTATGGGCCAGCGAAGTTTTGGCTTATGATTAGCTAAGATTTTCTTCGTCATCCGCCATGAACTAGATAATACAAAACTTTATGTGGCACGCCATCCCGTTGAACCGTTAAAGACGCTCGACGATTGCTACGAAGCTCAGAAACTAGCTTTATCAAATCATTCATTTTTACAACTGGCACAGTACCAACCGCTGTAATTAAATCTCCACTTGCAAGCCCCCACGTAAAGCCACCTGCTGTATGCGACACATCAAAAACTACCCGAAGACCAAGCACTCCACTTGCGCCAGACGGAACCACAACACCACTAAAGGGAAAGTTTAACTGAGCCGGCCATTTCGATAACACCGCATCAATTTCGCGCTGCGTTACCTGCACTCTGTGCACCAGTTCCTGCTCAAAATTACTTAGCGCACGTCCTTCCTTGCTAACAGAAACCCTATACTCACCAGAACGAGCAACGGGCCCGACATCACTACCGTTCTGCAAAGAACACCCGACCACGCAGGTAACGAGCATAGAAAGACTAAGCCTAACTAACATAACCACCTAGCGTTACTCCATGAGATCAATTGTAACATCGCCAACATAAACCGTAGTCTGTTCACCAAGGGTCGATGGCAGCCGCAATATTACTTTATAACTCCCAGGCGGAACATCCAAAAATTTCGCTACCCCAGCCGCATCGACAGGAGCAATCCAGTGTTTCTGCAGATTTGCCGCATCACTTAGCGAAATTCTCACTCCATCTAATGCTTCCCCAACACTAGCTACATGCACCTGAACCCTGGCCCTCTGGCTGGACGCCAATCGAAAAAATTTAACATCGCCCGGATCCCCATAATCCACAACAATCTCTTCGGCCGAAACTTCAACATACCCGCCAAATAACAACAGCAGAGAAAATACCAAAGCTACGGCACAAAAAAACCAACCTTTAGGCAATGTCCTTCCTCGCAAATCACTAGCCAGCCACTAACAACAGACTATCTTGAACGCATAGTTATACCGTTTCCAAAAAGTAAGTTAAATATTTTACTTTTTGGAAACGGTATAACGAAATAGGGCGTGTCGCAACAACACGCCCTCCAAAACTGACAAGTTGAATACTGTCTACCATTTAAATAGGCCCTTAAGCATTTCCCATCCTTTTTGTAGCCCACTCGTCAGATAGTTGCCATTAAGAATCTTGTCCAATATATACTCGCCTCCTTTTTTGACGCCATCCCAAATGACTCCTCCGATGGAGCGGTTTTGAGTTTGAGTCTCCACTCGAGGTTGCTGCTCAATCGCTACTGGGTCAACGCCTTGCTGCCGGACATCTCCACAAACACATCCTCTATTATCCATGGTTTGCGGCATATTGACCTCCTGCGGGCTAGTATTTCCACCCATTCTGTCGACTAAGTTACGTAAGACGCCAAGTAGCTCGACGAGAAGCTTCGGCACATCGCGAATTGAGGGTGTTTCGCGATCTAGAGATGGCAAACACGGATTATTGCCAATAATACCAATGGGTTTACCCTGTCCGGCAGGGAACAATTTAGGCAAATATGACACCGGAAGTCTCCCCATTACATTCGGTCCATATGACGGGTCAAAGTTACGAGGTAAGCTACGAATGTTTATAGGGTTTCGATTTAAAGCAATGTTTAGGTCACACATGTTGAGTTTCTCCTTTTAAAAAATACTGTTAATTTTTTCATTCTGACTTTCTGTATGATAGATAATCGACGGTTAGATTGTCCGTGTACACCAAAAATATGAGCTCAGGTGTAAAAATTTCGCGTTTGATATGGCGGTTACGCTTTTCGCGCCTGCCTTTGCAATGATGCAGACCGTTTTCAATTTTGACTAAGGCTATCGCCTGATCTTTAAAAACTCATCGGGTTTAAATTCTCCCTGAACTATAAAAACTCGATCGGCTAGGTGGAAACCATTCTCAGACACAGAGCGCACTGCTATGCGCTGTCCGATTTGAAGGAAACTTAACGTAACAGTTTTTTTCCCATCCATGTACATTGTCTTTTCGTCTAGATAAATGATGCGACGCTTTGGCGTCCCATCAATCGGCTCCACGATAATCGAAATATTCTCGGGATGTATGAACGTTAACTTCCCATAAAAGAGATCAGTGGAATACTGCTTGGCATCGACTTTTGCCGACTTTTCTTTTCCTTCCTTAACTTGTTTAGTTTTTGACGAAGGTTCCGCTACAGCAATGTCGAAAACAAGCAGAATTGCTAGAAAACACTTGACGATCGGAAACTTATAACTATTGAGCCGCACTCACGATAGCTATTTAGGGTTTAACCACCGAAAGCTTGGGACGGAGAGGAATCACGTTATATCCTAACTCCTCCCTAAGTGCCTGTCGCAATCTCAAGCTCACCTCAGAAGGAATTGGCACATCATCCAAAGTCTTTGCCACTTCGACTATGTGGCTACAATCGCTAACCAAATCGCGACACTCGGCGCAACTCACGAGGTGTGAATTAAATCGCTCTCTTAATAGCGGAATCATCTCGTTATCGAGATAACAGTCCAATAAATCCTCAACATCTGAGCATTTAAGAACTGCGCTCTCCAAAAATGGGATTTGATATCTATCCATTTGGCTACTATTATCCTACCACTAAGCTATAACAGCTAAATTATCTCAACCGAGAAGAATTTCACCATTACCTCTTCCGACGCCTTTTGCAGACTACGGATTCTAAAAACTTTATGTTAGCATCGGAGAACACATTGCTTTTATAACACAAATAAATACGCCGCAAAACTAAATTGTGATAACTAACGACAAATCAATAATTGGCGCATCGGCAAAACACAAAACTTTTAATCAAAAAGCTTGAAATTATTGAACAAACTTATACCCAACCCCGTGAACCGTTAATATATGGCGCGGCTTTTCTGGGATCACCTCAACTTTATGTCTAAGGCGTGCTATAAAATTATCGACTGTGCGCGTAGTGGGGTAGCAATTATAGCCCCAGACATTATCTAAGAGCTGATCTCTAGTAACGGGAACGTCTGGTTGGCTAGCAAGGTATCGCAACAACTCGAATTCTTTTGCTGAAAGGATTATCTCCCTTTTACCCCTTGTCGCTCTATAAGCCTTAAAATCTATACTGACCTCGCCAATTCTTAACCTCTGACATGGCGATGTTGCGTTTTCATTTGTAGGCAAAGCATTAGCTCTCCTCAGCAGTGCCTTTACTCGAGCACATAACTCGCTTATGCCGAAAGGTTTAGTCAAATAGTCATCAGCACCGAGCTCCAACCCCACTACCTTATCGACCTCGGAACACTTAGCTGTAAGCATCATGATGGGTGTCTGCCGTCCCAATGCGCGAATTTGCCGACAAACCTCAAGACCATCCATTTCAGGCATCATCACGTCGAGAATAACTAAATCGTGAGGAGACTTGCTAAACTCTTCCAAGCCTTTTCTGCCGTTGCCACACGCGATTACCGTGTAGCCAGCGCAGCGCAAATTGTCCTCTAAGCCAAGTCTAACTACTTCTTCATCCTCTATGAGCAGTATTTTAAGCTTGTCCTTGTCTTTCATGCAAAAGAACTATCCCGCTTGCCCAAAACAGAACTACAAACTTGCTGAATTGATCTATTTTTCTATATAGAATAACCCGTGCCCGCAACATAATCAAGCAGTATTGATGCTAATCGGCGCATAGTTACTGTGAAAACAACTATCGTTATGCAGTAATATGCTGGCATCATTAGCGGGATATTGCTCATCCAAACTAGACTTAAAAGTCACGTAAACTTGCAAAACTAGCACTAAAAAACTACATAAATGACGACCAAGCATCCTTCGAGACTTATTCTAATAGTTGACGATAGCCCAGAGGACAGGGAGCTATACAGAAGATATTTCAGAAAGCAGTCCCACGATTCTCCAATCTCGTTCTTAGAGGCAGATATGGCTCAGGATGGCCTGAATCTAGCGGCACTTGAAAAACCTCAGTGTATTTTGCTCGACTACAACTTGCCAGACATGGATGGCTTAGAATTCCTAAAAGAACTATCGGAAAAGAAAATCGAAATTCCAGTCATAATGCTTACTGGCCAGGGGAACGAGTCGGTGGCTGTTGAAGCCATGAAGCGCGGCGCAGTGGACTATCTCATTAAGGGCAGCCTTGATACCAAATCACTAAATTCCGCAGTCAGTAACGCCATCGAGAAGGCCCAACTAAAGGCCCTAATAAGAAACAAACAAAAGGAACTTGAAGAATTCGTCCACATCGCTGCCCATGATTTAAAGTCTCCGCTAATAGTAGTATCCGGCATTGCGGAACTACTTCAAGCAGAGTACGCCGATAGGCTCGATGAACGTGGAGCTGAACTCATTTCCCGAATTATTAGAAACACCTCTAGGATGACTGACCTGATAGAAAACCTCCTCAACTACGCTTTGGCAGGGAGAACGGATAAACCAATGATACAGGTAGATCTATCGGCGACACTTCGCGATGTAATGTCCTCTCTCGATGCTGTAATAGAAGACAAAAAAGCCATAGTGCAAATTGGCAAATTGCCCACAGTATGCGGCGATAAGACGAGCCTCGGCCAACTTTTTCAGAATCTAATCTCTAACGGCATCAAGTTTTGCAAAAACGCGACCCCTACCATTGAAATAGATTCCTACCAAGAACACAACCAATGGCACATAACTGTAAAAGATAATGGAATTGGCATAGATCCTCAGTTTTTTCAACAAATCTTCTTGCCCTTAAAACGACTCCATCGCAAAGACGAATACGAAGGATCCGGCATTGGATTAGCGACTTGCAAAAAAATTCTCGACCAGCATGGCTGGACGTGCAACTTAACTTCCGAAATAGGCAAGGGCACTACTTTTCACTTTACCCTACCTTCTCAGTAGATCTGGCCACAGCAATTTCATCTTTCACCAAAACAACAGAAGTCTTAAGCCACGCGATTAATCTAACAACTAACCACATCGCCCACAGCAGAGAAAAGATGCGCCAATAATAGAGCGGCACCGACAATATCCACGGACGCAATAACTCGCCCGAGGTGCGATCAACATACCATTTTAGATAGTTATAAGCAGAGCCGTTTCCTACAATAAGCATAGGAGGCTGAAGCACTAAGCCCACTCTTACTACCTCATAAAACATTACTAGAGAGAGAAAAGCTATCGCTATAAAACACGCAATTCGAATAGTAACGCCTAACTGTCTAAAAAACACCTTTTGCTTAGTCATCGCCACAGTTAAGCCTAACCATAGTAGCGGTATCCATAAATATATTACTGGCAATGTAGTAAGACCTATGCCAAGAAGAATAGCATCCACTAAGCCAATTGATAAAATCCCAGCGCTAGCTAAACCTACGCAAATTAGCACCACGACGATTAGCTTGGCCCAGTAGACAACACATGGCCCCCAGGAAGCTCCGCCCGCCCATAAGATCCAACGCTCGCCATTTGGAGATACCGAAACATTTACATTATTGGCCTCCCTGTCCAATAAAAGACCAGGCACCTTTTGGAAAAAGGCCACTGAAAATGGCTGCTGATACGACACTTCTACGACATGAGTTCCGGGACTGAGCAAAACCTGATTACTAGACCCGTTCTGAATATTAGCTCCGGAAACATTGTCGACCGATATATTTTCAACCTCGCTCTCCTCAGGCAATGTTATATTTAGAGCATTAGTCTGGGTAGCACGCACCTCCAACTGCAATTTCCCGGTTAGCAAGCGAGTGCCCCATTTGACGTCGTGATTCAGGTTATCGATCGTAAGAGTGTCTCCCTGCGCCGTCTCAAGAGAAAAGGCGCTCACTTTTGCTTCTTCAGATGGGAAAGGCAACCAAGACCAACGCGCCTGGCCATTAGCCAGAGTCCCGCTTGGATTAAGTCCGGATACTTCGCAATGAATGTTCACACTACAACTCACTTGCCATTCCTCGCTTATCCCTCTCTCTGCACTAGCCTGCAATACTAGTGGCATGACATCTCTCCCCAATGCGCTGCTATACCTAGCGCTCTTTGCTCCAGAAGCAAATCCTAGATAGACATATTGGCCTTCGACCTTGACATTTCCCGAAAGCACGCGTTCTGAGGCAAACAGCGGAACCTTTAAAGTGTCTTCCACAGCGAGCTCGCCCAAACGCTCGACATGAGTTTCTATTTTAACATCCTCAGTAGTTATAGCAATAAAGCGCCGCACAACTGCCCACGACAATAACTTCTCCTTTTGCTTAACGAGAGATTTTTCACTCGCATTAACTTCTTCCTCACGATCCTTAGCTGTAAATCTTAGACCTCCCGCCACAAAACCACTAGCCGACAAACCTTCTACGAACCATTTGGGAGACTCCACGTGAACGACCAAAGGACGAGCTGGAAACTCTAGAGAAAACGCACTTGTTTGCGGGAGCGGCCCTGTAATTTCTATATCGTTTAAGCCTGCATTAGTTCTAACTTCCAAAAATCCATCACTACTGCGCCTAAGAGCTACGTAATCCTTGCCGTTTAAAAGCACTTTCTGCACAGGCAGTACTTCGAGAGGGCCAGGAGCTGTCACCACACTTTGGCCATCGCTCGCGACTTTCAAGCTTAACTTAAATTCCTCTGACGATAGCTCAATCTTTGCAACTTCAATAACCGCACAAACATCGTTTTTGCACAAATTCTCCTCAAAACGCCTCTCAAGCTCGCTTAACATGCTATCCCCTGGAAAATCCGCCTTCGTAGGCGAAACCGTTCCCAGCAGCAGCAAAGCTGTCACCAAAGCGGCCTTAGCACTAAATTTCGACGCTAGAGATACTACCAATTCAGCCGGCCTAGACCAAATCCTCTTTAATAACAAAAACATTAAAACCAATATCAACACCGTACGCACACCGCAGATGAAGCGCATCACACTAGCGGGTATTAGCAAAATGCTTAACTGATGCTGTGGAAGGATAGGCCCGGCAGCCACAATATTGTGACGACGCCAATGCCAAGTGGGGATCGCTGGTCCACTTGTAAGCGAGAGGCCCTTTTCAGAACTATCCTTCTTAGCTCGAGCCTCATCATCCTCATCCTGTACAACATCACTATCGGACTCCATTTCAGCTCCTCCGGACGAAAGGGAAGCAGAAAGCGACCTTTCCATTGGCCCAAACGAGGACGCTGCACTACCTAGATTCGCCGCGCGGCCATAGCCGGGACTTTCAATCGACTTAGCTCGATAATAGTCCGATCGACTGTAGACGTCAGAACTCAATCTAAAGGTTATTAGCAATCCAACAGCTGGCATAGAAGCAAAAAATAGAAAACCGTACAAAACAGTTTTTGCGACTCTGCTCCTAATGTCCTTAGCTCTAACCATTGATATAATCCATGCTAGCAGAATCCCAGCAAAAAAAAGGATTGCTGGCCATATTAGAGGCGTCATTTCTATCCCTGCAAAAAGATCCTGCATAAAGGATCTGTGGCGCGTGCCACTTTGAAGTTGCGGAAATAGAAACTGCGTAAACTGAAGTTTCGCAAAAGCAAGACTTTGAATGACTAGGGCTAAAAAAGTAACCGACAGCAATATGCGACAGGCATAATGCCATGGCGATTTTTCGTCACTTAAAACTGAGCGCCAGACCACGAGGAAAAGTAGATGAATGTATAGCATTTGCGGAGCCAGGAACTCATCGTGATTTAAAACCGAGCATAAACCAACAACGATAGCAGCCGCAGACCCAAACAACCTAAATGACGTTAAGGTAACAAGAAAGCAAAGGAACAACTCTAGCAGACTCCATGACTCCACCCACGCACTCCCCTTAGTATCCGCGCCATGTACTGCAAACAAAAGCCAAGATGGCGGCAAATGTAGCCATGCACTGTAATTTGCAACTTTCGTATCCCAACCAACAGCCGATAACTGAGAGCCATTTTCATAGCGCGAAACTGCCTGTAGCTGCACATTGCTATCTCTAAGTTCCACACCCCATAAACCACTATTTGCATCACGAGAAACGAGGCGAGAAACTCCATTTACACTCGCCCGCCCCAGCTTCGTTCCCGCAAGAGCGTTAAGGCGAAACCCTTGGTGCATACTTCCAGAAAATGTGTCCATAGCGGTATATCCGCCATTATCTAGATCAACCCAAATTTCTTTCTGTAAATCTAATTCATTTGGTTCAGGTTTTAGAATACCCCTTCTTAGTTCCTTAAATGTTAGCTTGGAACCAGAACTAGGCGCGTATACTGCCCCTGCCATCCAGCTAGGAGGAAGCTCGGTAGCGCTTGCATGCACCGCCAGCGCACCCGACACTTCAACTGTTCTAAAAGCAGTGTTTTCGACAAAGGCAATTGTCTCCTCCGTTGGCCATAACGTAGAACTTGCAGTGGGAAGCAGAATTTCGCCAGCCGGTTGAGCAATAACGGATAAGATATTTACTTCGTACTCGCCAGAATTAAGCTGCAACGCCAAATTGCCGTCCGATGACAAATAATGCGGCAGGGCACAGGAGATAGCAACGGGTAAGGAGTTTAGGGGCGTTACTTTGCCCAAATCTAATGGACGCCTTTTTCCTGA
This region of Deltaproteobacteria bacterium genomic DNA includes:
- the amrB gene encoding AmmeMemoRadiSam system protein B translates to MTKKILANHKPKLRWPINIEYSEIEGQKAVVLSDKWGIASKPAAFPSSLLPVIARFDGENSIADIALQGRNYGITVELVTQLVEALYQLQFLEAEDVRVKWRELKEKYRTIGVRKEALAGTIYPQDPKVLRRVLDDYIARSKTTVLDSDFCKKAIGFIAPHIDYTRGWQTYGAGFAALKQTARPDVIFLFGTSHQPGEGFFSLTDKDFSTPLGIVPVHEATLATVLSKYGRDRALCDEILHRDEHSIELQLPFLMHCYSNGGCPPIVPILVGSFHEFLRGDGLPTTSSEVEDFIGIVADTVNNLRREGKKVLFYAGVDFAHVGRHFGDREPMDRKSLAELEARDGELIRSILSGKSASVFAHVASDLDRRRICGFPSLYSMLSIMEYAGIEATGECIEYRQAVEEKSDCTVSFASILLREKTC
- a CDS encoding zf-HC2 domain-containing protein; the encoded protein is MDRYQIPFLESAVLKCSDVEDLLDCYLDNEMIPLLRERFNSHLVSCAECRDLVSDCSHIVEVAKTLDDVPIPSEVSLRLRQALREELGYNVIPLRPKLSVVKP
- a CDS encoding response regulator transcription factor, translating into MKDKDKLKILLIEDEEVVRLGLEDNLRCAGYTVIACGNGRKGLEEFSKSPHDLVILDVMMPEMDGLEVCRQIRALGRQTPIMMLTAKCSEVDKVVGLELGADDYLTKPFGISELCARVKALLRRANALPTNENATSPCQRLRIGEVSIDFKAYRATRGKREIILSAKEFELLRYLASQPDVPVTRDQLLDNVWGYNCYPTTRTVDNFIARLRHKVEVIPEKPRHILTVHGVGYKFVQ
- a CDS encoding response regulator, which produces MTTKHPSRLILIVDDSPEDRELYRRYFRKQSHDSPISFLEADMAQDGLNLAALEKPQCILLDYNLPDMDGLEFLKELSEKKIEIPVIMLTGQGNESVAVEAMKRGAVDYLIKGSLDTKSLNSAVSNAIEKAQLKALIRNKQKELEEFVHIAAHDLKSPLIVVSGIAELLQAEYADRLDERGAELISRIIRNTSRMTDLIENLLNYALAGRTDKPMIQVDLSATLRDVMSSLDAVIEDKKAIVQIGKLPTVCGDKTSLGQLFQNLISNGIKFCKNATPTIEIDSYQEHNQWHITVKDNGIGIDPQFFQQIFLPLKRLHRKDEYEGSGIGLATCKKILDQHGWTCNLTSEIGKGTTFHFTLPSQ